The following coding sequences lie in one Arachis hypogaea cultivar Tifrunner chromosome 9, arahy.Tifrunner.gnm2.J5K5, whole genome shotgun sequence genomic window:
- the LOC112710632 gene encoding pentatricopeptide repeat-containing protein DOT4, chloroplastic-like: MLRAMLCVGHYTQAIELYNSMLKQGVKPDNYTYPIVLKACSSLRAIEYGRWVRETIIYNEVKRNIRPNAYVLCSMINMFAKCGSLGDARKVFDEMLEKDLASWTAMICGAVWNGELVEAVLLFRTMRLDSLKPDSVIVASLLPVCSKLEDAELGMSLQGCAVRSGFDSDLYVSNALIDMYCKCGDPFEARFLFDNMVCRDRVSWSTLIAGYSQNFLYRESYELLHRMVNIGLKANEIVVSSVLPALGKLRLLKQGKEIHNYVLKEGLVLDPIVVSTLIDMYSNCGSMKEAETTFEYMSDKDIMLWNTMIAGYNLDGNFDLALSTFRQIWGTQHRPNSITLVSVLPVCTKLGALRQGKEIHGYATKSNLILKTNVGNSLIDMYGKCGFLDLGVKVFNQMMVKNVVTYNTIISTYGAHGLGGKGLAFYDQMKIAGIRPNKVTFIALLSACSHAGLVEKAWQLYNSMILDYAIEPDMEHYSCMVDLLGKTGDIDGAYKFITTMPVTPDTNVLGSLLGACRIHNKVELAEILAEHIFQLHAEDPGHYVLLSNLYASGEQWKNMSKVRSMMKDKGLEKKPASSWIQIGHKIHVFHATSKFHPEFAKIEEILDSLVSVMKGEDCLPEEPEDLFPCR, encoded by the coding sequence ATGCTTCGGGCCATGCTTTGTGTTGGTCACTACACACAAGCCATTGAGCTCTATAACTCCATGCTCAAGCAAGGGGTGAAACCTGATAACTACACCTACCCAATTGTTCTCAAGGCATGTTCTTCCTTGCGTGCAATTGAATATGGAAGATGGGTTCGAGAGACAATCATATACAACGAGGTGAAGCGTAATATAAGGCCTAATGCTTATGTATTGTGTTCTATGATCAATATGTTTGCTAAGTGTGGCAGCTTGGGAGACGCACgtaaggtgtttgatgaaatgctggAAAAAGACTTGGCTTCTTGGACTGCCATGATATGTGGGGCGGTGTGGAATGGTGAGTTGGTTGAAGCGGTTTTGCTTTTTAGGACGATGAGATTGGATAGTTTGAAGCCTGATTCGGTGATTGTAGCATCTCTCTTACCGGTATGCAGCAAATTGGAGGATGCCGAATTGGGAATGTCACTGCAAGGATGTGCTGTGAGGAGTGGCTTTGACAGTGATTTATATGTTTCCAATGCTCTCATTGACATGTACTGCAAATGCGGTGATCCATTTGAGGCCCGTTTTTTATTCGACAACATGGTTTGTAGGGATAGGGTTTCTTGGAGTACCTTGATTGCAGGGTACTCACAGAATTTCTTATACCGAGAGAGCTATGAACTGCTTCATAGAATGGTAAATATAGGGCTGAAAGCAAATGAAATTGTTGTCTCAAGTGTTCTTCCTGCATTAGGAAAACTCAGATTGTTGAAACAGGGGAAGGAGATACATAACTATGTTCTTAAAGAAGGGCTTGTATTGGATCCAATAGTGGTAAGCACATTGATTGATATGTACTCTAATTGTGGCTCCATGAAGGAAGCAGAAACAACATTTGAATACATGTCAGATAAGGATATTATGCTGTGGAATACGATGATTGCGGGATATAACTTAGACGGCAATTTTGACTTGGCACTTTCTACCTTCAGACAAATTTGGGGAACTCAACATAGGCCTAATTCCATTACTTTGGTAAGTGTTCTTCCTGTGTGTACCAAATTGGGAGCTCTTAGGCAGGGAAAGGAGATCCATGGTTATGCAACCAAAAGTAATCTAATATTAAAGACTAACGTTGGAAATTCTTTGATAGATATGTATGGCAAATGTGGATTTCTTGATCTTGGAGTAAAGGTCTTCAACCAGATGATGGTAAAGAATGTTGTAACATATAACACCATAATCTCTACTTATGGAGCTCATGGATTAGGAGGAAAGGGTTTGGCATTTTATGATCAGATGAAGATTGCGGGAATTAGACCGAATAAAGTCACGTTTATCGCACTATTATCCGCTTGTAGCCATGCAGGTCTAGTTGAAAAAGCTTGGCAGTTGTATAATTCCATGATTCTTGATTATGCTATTGAGCCGGATATGGAGCACTACTCTTGTATGGTGGATCTTCTTGGTAAAACCGGAGACATTGATGGCGCATACAAGTTCATAACAACGATGCCTGTGACTCCCGATACCAATGTTTTGGGAAGCTTACTTGGCGCTTGTCGAATTCACAACAAAGTAGAGCTGGCCGAGATCCTAGCTGAACATATCTTTCAATTGCATGCTGAAGATCCTGGCCATTATGTGCTTCTTTCAAATTTATATGCGTCTGGGGAACAATGGAAAAACATGTCAAAGGTGAGAAGCATGATGAAGGATAAAGGACTGGAGAAAAAACCAGCAAGTAGTTGGATTCAGATTGGGCACAAAATCCATGTTTTTCATGCTACAAGTAAATTTCATCCAGAGTTTGCAAAGATTGAAGAGATTTTGGATAGTTTAGTTTCGGTGATGAAAGGTGAAGATTGTTTGCCTGAAGAGCCCGAGGATTTATTCCCATGTCGATGA
- the LOC112712936 gene encoding agamous-like MADS-box protein AGL80: MTRKKVKLAYIPDDSARKATFKKRKRGILKKVNELSILCGIEACAIISNPFESEEAEVWPDPERAREVIEKYSNSSVIDESKNMNQESFMLQRIAKAKELLKKKRKENREKEMLLSMYKYMKSDQELPDNMTVADLKQLDNLIDQSMKDIEIKMVLEDDDE, translated from the coding sequence ATGACAAGAAAGAAGGTGAAGTTGGCTTACATTCCTGATGACTCAGCAAGAAAAGCAACTTTCAAGAAAAGGAAGAGGGGAATTCTGAAGAAGGTGAATGAACTCAGCATTCTATGCGGCATTGAAGCTTGTGCTATAATCTCGAACCCTTTTGAATCTGAAGAAGCAGAGGTTTGGCCAGATCCAGAGAGGGCCAGAGAAGTGATTGAGAAGTACAGTAATTCATCTGTGATTGACGAAAGTAAGAACATGAATCAAGAAAGCTTCATGCTGCAGAGAATCGCTAAAGCGAAGGAGTTGCTGAAGAAGAAGCGTAAGGAGAATCGTGAAAAGGAGATGCTTCTTTCCATGTATAAGTACATGAAAAGTGATCAAGAACTACCGGATAACATGACTGTTGCGGATTTGAAACAACTTGATAATCTCATTGATCAGAGTATGAAGGACATTGAAATTAAGATGGttcttgaagatgatgatgaatag